In Stieleria varia, one genomic interval encodes:
- a CDS encoding DUF2310 family Zn-ribbon-containing protein has protein sequence MFLARLTFGFDGDKPRGRDALKDAAEWYLAALLKNGQIYGEYLFAWCDATLVAYTHVARPDALAARHHSEWARSALDSVVEGFGQPPQCEIIDDDVPKRFPSWKRSTSFYLFTHAFDDVSPICCGDTGRPIPLYLFPLPQQIREDIYFWSRSYNYHDNIWLGSAALEIPAYKQLADPTSDLSVTGRRLCAGIELATKTPTYYFVHRYWGRTDGEALRPCPVCGGKWHLSDTSTDRHPFHVFHFRCKRCRLVSHCGDSYDDQRHARIGEFKKAK, from the coding sequence ATGTTTCTCGCTCGACTCACATTTGGCTTCGACGGTGATAAGCCGCGCGGACGCGACGCGTTGAAGGACGCTGCCGAATGGTATCTCGCTGCGCTACTCAAGAACGGACAAATCTACGGCGAGTATCTGTTCGCGTGGTGCGACGCGACACTCGTTGCATACACGCATGTCGCGCGACCTGATGCCCTCGCCGCACGTCACCATTCCGAATGGGCCAGATCGGCGCTCGACTCTGTCGTCGAGGGGTTTGGGCAACCGCCGCAGTGCGAAATCATTGATGATGATGTCCCCAAGCGATTCCCATCATGGAAGCGGTCAACTTCCTTCTATCTCTTCACGCATGCATTTGATGACGTGTCGCCGATTTGCTGTGGCGATACTGGCCGCCCGATTCCGCTGTATCTCTTTCCGCTCCCGCAACAAATCCGCGAAGATATCTACTTTTGGTCTCGCTCGTACAACTATCACGACAACATCTGGTTGGGTTCCGCGGCCCTTGAAATCCCTGCGTACAAACAACTCGCCGATCCTACAAGTGACTTGTCAGTGACCGGTCGTCGACTGTGCGCGGGCATCGAACTCGCCACCAAAACACCAACATATTATTTCGTACATCGTTACTGGGGGCGCACCGATGGCGAGGCGCTGCGCCCCTGTCCTGTTTGCGGTGGCAAATGGCACTTGTCCGATACTTCGACCGATCGGCATCCGTTCCATGTTTTTCATTTTCGCTGCAAACGTTGTCGTCTTGTCTCCCACTGCGGTGACTCATATGATGACCAACGGCACGCACGAATCGGTGAATTCAAGAAAGCAAAATAA
- a CDS encoding site-specific integrase, which produces MTPYQKRSCELTKRLAEDLKIRNYAQATIDAYTYHTKRFADFIKKPLDRVTPEDVRLFQLYLIEEVKGSYSSFNQAVCALRFLYKHSIPVSWPVTMLPFGRREKKLPTVLSRNEVDRLLQCTPNLKHRTFLMTLYACGMRYSEAANLTIADIDSDRMMVKIACGKGRKERSVPLSPRLLKELRIYWLKYRPEGLLFPGNSANKTYADTTIRKAMKEAGKRAGIKKRIFPHALRHSYATGLLEAGVDILTISRLLGHASFLTTMIYLHCRREHLSSAPSPLDWLPVKQLPTYVIPEEGPPEENGKPKKDDDSQPNKKS; this is translated from the coding sequence ATGACTCCCTATCAAAAACGTTCCTGCGAACTCACCAAACGTCTCGCGGAAGACTTGAAGATTCGCAATTACGCTCAGGCCACCATCGACGCGTACACCTACCACACCAAGCGGTTCGCCGACTTCATTAAAAAGCCTTTAGACCGCGTAACCCCGGAAGACGTTCGATTGTTCCAGCTTTATCTGATCGAAGAGGTAAAGGGTTCCTACAGCAGCTTCAACCAAGCAGTCTGCGCCTTACGGTTCCTCTACAAACATTCCATCCCCGTTTCCTGGCCAGTCACCATGCTGCCCTTCGGCAGACGTGAAAAGAAACTGCCCACCGTGCTGAGCCGGAACGAAGTCGACAGGCTGCTCCAGTGCACTCCCAATCTGAAACATCGAACCTTCCTGATGACCCTCTACGCTTGCGGGATGAGGTACTCAGAAGCCGCCAACTTGACCATCGCGGACATCGACTCGGACCGGATGATGGTCAAGATCGCCTGCGGCAAAGGACGCAAGGAGAGAAGCGTTCCGCTTTCACCGAGGCTCTTGAAAGAGCTCAGAATCTACTGGCTGAAGTATCGTCCGGAGGGCCTGCTGTTCCCGGGCAACTCGGCCAACAAGACCTACGCCGACACGACAATCCGCAAGGCGATGAAGGAAGCAGGCAAGCGAGCGGGGATCAAAAAGAGGATCTTTCCGCACGCTCTGCGTCACAGCTACGCGACCGGACTTTTGGAAGCCGGAGTGGACATTCTGACCATCAGTCGGCTGCTGGGTCACGCGAGTTTCCTGACGACGATGATTTATCTGCACTGTCGTCGCGAGCACCTCAGCAGCGCACCGAGCCCGCTGGACTGGCTGCCAGTGAAACAACTGCCGACGTACGTAATACCCGAAGAAGGGCCGCCGGAGGAGAACGGGAAACCAAAGAAAGACGACGATTCGCAGCCGAACAAGAAAAGCTAA
- a CDS encoding IS91 family transposase — translation MRVGAASMVDASTCGQVQSVLAKLSLCRTHVLGGREYLCNDCGKSSSRYNLCGDRHCPQCSGSKRVDFNDKASKLILSGVAYYQVVFTLPSDLSELALANRNELADLLVSTGWKSLSKNIKSEQDYDPAAISVLHTWNQKLEAHWHVHMLVPGAGPSLSGDDWKEAKTPPGVRNSDGYYLVDSEKLKEDFRKRAIAKLRRLRRDGKLKLGGKFEYLQSDENWEVFVKNLESTQWVAYIQPPPKETSGGGEVVNYLTRYLTGGPISNHRITAADSDEVVFMAREGKRVGGEREQVPIKLSVLEFTRRWCLHIQPDQLTKSRYFGGWSNNRLASYMARCQELLGTEPDVSETPTEAVDSMDSQWEPPSLPECAHCGSIELSLVCETPKPTWKELFWRESETCPEWYAERQRESHREFWTAHYGSDYYDWYLETQVEVAKEMGPEPAKAIQMYLPGLTPGVSFEIESF, via the coding sequence TTGCGGGTCGGTGCGGCGTCGATGGTCGACGCATCGACTTGCGGCCAAGTCCAGAGCGTGCTGGCGAAGCTGTCGCTTTGCCGCACGCATGTGCTTGGCGGTCGCGAGTATCTGTGCAACGACTGCGGTAAGAGCAGCTCACGGTACAACTTGTGCGGCGACCGCCACTGTCCCCAATGCAGTGGCAGCAAGCGAGTGGACTTCAATGACAAGGCGTCCAAGCTGATCCTCTCCGGCGTGGCGTACTATCAAGTCGTCTTCACTCTGCCGAGCGATCTCTCCGAGTTGGCACTGGCCAACCGAAACGAGCTGGCGGACTTGTTGGTCAGTACGGGTTGGAAGAGCCTTTCCAAGAACATCAAGTCCGAGCAAGACTACGATCCGGCAGCGATCAGCGTATTGCACACTTGGAACCAAAAACTGGAGGCGCACTGGCATGTTCACATGCTGGTGCCCGGTGCCGGGCCGAGCTTGAGTGGCGATGACTGGAAAGAAGCCAAGACGCCGCCGGGGGTTCGCAATTCGGATGGTTACTATCTGGTCGACTCCGAGAAGTTGAAGGAAGACTTCCGTAAGCGGGCGATCGCGAAGCTTCGTCGCTTGCGACGCGACGGCAAACTGAAGCTGGGCGGAAAGTTCGAGTACCTGCAAAGCGATGAGAACTGGGAGGTGTTCGTCAAGAATCTTGAGTCGACCCAATGGGTTGCCTACATCCAACCGCCGCCCAAAGAGACCAGCGGTGGCGGCGAAGTGGTCAACTACCTGACGCGTTACTTGACCGGCGGTCCGATCAGCAACCACCGCATCACTGCTGCGGACAGCGACGAGGTGGTCTTCATGGCCCGTGAAGGAAAACGTGTGGGCGGTGAGCGGGAACAAGTCCCGATCAAGCTATCAGTGCTCGAGTTCACCCGCCGCTGGTGTCTGCACATCCAACCGGACCAGTTGACCAAGTCACGGTACTTCGGCGGTTGGAGCAACAACCGACTGGCAAGCTACATGGCTCGTTGTCAGGAGTTGCTGGGGACAGAGCCGGATGTCTCGGAAACGCCGACCGAAGCGGTCGATTCGATGGACTCGCAGTGGGAGCCTCCATCGTTGCCCGAGTGTGCGCACTGCGGGAGCATCGAGCTAAGTTTGGTGTGTGAAACGCCCAAGCCGACGTGGAAGGAGTTGTTCTGGCGAGAGAGTGAGACGTGTCCGGAGTGGTACGCGGAGCGCCAGCGGGAGTCGCACCGCGAGTTCTGGACGGCCCACTACGGTTCGGATTATTACGACTGGTACCTGGAAACGCAGGTAGAAGTCGCAAAGGAAATGGGGCCGGAACCGGCAAAAGCGATCCAGATGTACCTGCCTGGTTTGACACCGGGAGTGTCGTTCGAGATAGAATCTTTTTGA